GAGAGTTGAGAGGCGTCAAAGAGTTGAAAACAGATGGACTCCTGAAAAGCGAGCTGAGATTATGGCAGAACAATTAAAACTGTCTGAAACAGAAAAAGCTCAGGTAAAAGCATTACTTGAAAAAAATGAAAAGGAAAGATTGGCTCAAGTAATAGAGCAAAGAGCTAAAAGAGAGAATTTGAAAAAAGAACGTGATGCAAGAAGAGCTGAAATGCAAGAACTTAGAGAGCAGGCAATTAAAGCTAATGAAGCAGAACTGGAGAAAATTATAGGTAAAGAAAAAGTAGATCAATGGAAAAAGTATAGAGATGAGAATCGAACTTTCAGACGTGAATCAGGAAGAAGACGTTGAAAATGATTACTTATTAAAAAAAGTAAAAAAAGCTGCACAATTGAGAGCAGCTTTTTTATTTCAAATAGTACTTTTTGTAAATATCCTTGAAGCTATTACTCTCTTTAAATCTGATTAACCAGTTGTTCAGGCTATCTAATAAAACTGGTGATTCTCTTCTAATTACCCATGATTCTAATTGAGTGAAACTTATATCAGTCTCAATATCTATCTCAGGGAATGCGTCAGAGAGTCTTAAGGCTGTTCTTTCATCACTCACTGTGAAATCAATATTACCGGAGGCAACCATCATGATAAGTTGCTCTGTCTCATATGTTGAATCTTTAATTATGAAAATTGTATCTCCAATTTCATGTGCCAGATTGTTGAGTCTCAATATTGAGGGAGAATCTTCAGGAACATATATGCTCTTTTTTGCAAGATCTAGATGTTGTCTGATAGGTTCAATACTATCATTATATTCTGCTTTGCGTTGAATTAATACAAGCTTATTTAATGTGATGGGCTCTGTAAAATAGAACAATTCTCTAAGTTCTGAGTTAACAGCAATATTGCGGGCAATAAGATCATATTTCTGCTGTTTAAGCCCATTTAGGTTGTCTTCCAGACTATTTTCAAGGACAATATTAACTTTTATATCCCAATCATTTTCAATTGCTTTCAGCATTTCATACTGAAAACCGGCAACTGAATCAGCAGATATATAATAACCAATAGTATTATAGTCTGTGACTACATTCAATACACCCGAATCAATTATTTCACTATAATCACGGATTTTATTCTCCTTATCTGTATTATTACTTATCACTGTTACTATAATTATAATAATAAGTAATAACAGTAATAATAAATAGATTAGGATGTGCTTTCTTATGTGTATGTAAATTGACTTATGCAACTGCAGAAAAAATTAGTTGTGTAAGTTTACTGAAAGTCCCATTTTAAAGATAAAAGGGTTTACCGGATAGCCTGGTAAAGAGAAGTACTCTTGAGGTTTTATAACTTTAGATGCAACATTATAAAACATCACGAAGAATCGAGTCTGTTTCAAATGCATATTCATATATACAGTTGAAATCGGATAATTTCCTATCTCTTTTTCCTGCTGATTATAAAATTGAAGCAAAGCTGGTTCATAACCTTGTACAAAATATTTGGTATGATAATGGGCGTCTACACCAAACTGTAGCGTCAGTTCATTAACTATTTTTGTTCTTAAGTACATATTAGAATATATACTGAAAGTAGGCAATGGTATAACATTTTGATTACTCGATGTTTGATAAACAACTTGGTTATCCCAGTTGAATATTCCCAGTTTTATATTCTGATCTATACGTGCTGTAAGAATCTGAATATTTTCACTTTCTTGTGCTATGTTTTTATTTTGGTCAAAATATATCCAATTCTGAAGATTTTCCACTCCCGCGCTAAATGTGGTATTAGTAAAAGGAATAAATAGTTTTCCTCCTAAATAGACTCTTCGAGTGTCTCCAAAATCATTGTTCCACATGAAATATTTTGAGAAATAATTATTCTGCAGATATCTTGGTCTAATATTTTTCATATATGCCTCAGCTGACAAACCTACACGTTTACCTGCTATATCAAACCCTGTCTCGATATCCCCCAGTACTCTGAATTCTCCAATGTTAACACCAAGAACACCTAGATCAGCTCTGATATTGAAGAGTAAATTCTCTCCCTGTTGTTTATTTAGTACTCCACCGATAGTAACAGAGTTTTCTCTATGCCGAGTTCTATTAGTCCCGACAGTATCTCTCATTGAATAATTCCTCAGGTCATATTCCAAAAAGGCAGTTAGTCCAAATTTCACCCACTCTTTAAATCCCTCACGTAAACTTAAAGAAACTGTATTTTTAAAAGATGTGTAATGAATGCTGTCATCTACAGCTTCACTATAATAACGGTTTGCATAAAAACGATCAATGTTATGCATCTGTATTCCATCTACATTTACAAATGTTGTATCATGAGATAAGAAACGACGAAATTGCTGTGTGTATTGAGATGAGAACCCCAAACTGGCTACAGGAATAAACTCTCCTGAAACGCGAGTTAAACTGTCCTTAGGGGCATCTTTATAACCCAGGTTATATCTCCCGGAAATGAAATAACGATTGTTCCCAACTGTATTCCATGTATTTGTAAATTTAATGGGTATGTCTCTTGGAGTAAAGCTTTGTTGTATTGATTCAGGATCAGTGATAAAAGTTTCATCTGTAATACCTCCGTTTTCAAAATTACTAATCTTTCCAAGATTCATAAATGCATGTCCTTCGAATCTATCAGATAAATAACTTCCAAATAACGAGAAATTATTATTTTTAACAGATTGCGAATTATAAAATCCTTTTGAATTTATTAAATCAACATCTAGCCCCAGATTAAGACTTTTTCCAAAATTAGATGTTAGTCTTGCACCGAATCGCTCCTCTCTTGTCTGCTTATTTCCGCTTCGATGATAATCGAGCTTTGAATAAGGGACACGTGTATTAACAAACAAAAGTTCTTCTGCTCTTTTTATATATGGATAATATGCATTATTAAAAACAAAATGTTCTGTTTCTTGTCTATCATTGAATATTTTAGAAAAAGAGGGAGATCCTAATGGACCTAAAAAACCCATGGCTACTGATTCACCATCCGGTAGAGTTGTATGCTGATAATTATGAAGTATTGTATCTGATTCTGCTGGTAGACGACTACCGGTCCTAGCATCAATCGTCCAGATTGTCATTCTCGAAAGTTTTTGCAAAGAGTCTGCCTCAGCTCCATGGTCGTGTAAGAGATGATTTAATTGTGAAGTTTGACCAATAGGGAGCTGGGTTTCCTGTGGAGGTTGTAGTGAATCAGCCATCACCTGACTTTCAGCAGATTCAGGTATAATTATACGGGCTTGAGAGTATAGAAATACTATACTTAAAGACCAAATAAAAACAGATATTAACAGCTTTTGTTTCATCGGATGCAAACTTACATAAAAAAACGTGAAGCTTAGTTAGTCAGATTCGTTTTTCTAAAGTTTTTGATAAAATTTAGTATGTCTATGGTGTCATAAAGTATTATATTTAAAAATAGGAAATAGAGTAATTCTGTAAAAATTCTCACTTTTTATGCGCTTAATAAAATAATTACATTAACTTTGCGGAAATAAAACATCAAAATGAAAGTAAAAGGGCTGCATCATCATCATTTTCTAACTTGCATTCAGGCGAGATGAAATAGATATGTACAAACCCTATTGAAAATATTTATACACCCGTCTGAATCAATTCAGGCGGGTTTTTTGTTAATTAGCTAATAAGCAGAACCATTAATTTAAAAGAAGTGGAAAAGATTAAAATAGCAATACAGAAAAGTGGCAGACTCAGTGAAAATTCAATTGAATTGCTTAAAGAGTGTGGAATAAAAGTCACAAACGGAGATCGAAAATTGAAGACAGTAGCATCAAATTTTCCAATGGAAGTTCTTTTTCTCAGGGATGATGATATTCCACAGTATGTTGAACAAGGTGTGGCTGACATTGGAATATTAGGTGAAAATGAAGTATGGGAACAGGATAAAAATGTACAGATTGTTGAACAACTT
This portion of the Lascolabacillus massiliensis genome encodes:
- a CDS encoding transporter substrate-binding domain-containing protein gives rise to the protein MISNNTDKENKIRDYSEIIDSGVLNVVTDYNTIGYYISADSVAGFQYEMLKAIENDWDIKVNIVLENSLEDNLNGLKQQKYDLIARNIAVNSELRELFYFTEPITLNKLVLIQRKAEYNDSIEPIRQHLDLAKKSIYVPEDSPSILRLNNLAHEIGDTIFIIKDSTYETEQLIMMVASGNIDFTVSDERTALRLSDAFPEIDIETDISFTQLESWVIRRESPVLLDSLNNWLIRFKESNSFKDIYKKYYLK
- a CDS encoding putative porin encodes the protein MKQKLLISVFIWSLSIVFLYSQARIIIPESAESQVMADSLQPPQETQLPIGQTSQLNHLLHDHGAEADSLQKLSRMTIWTIDARTGSRLPAESDTILHNYQHTTLPDGESVAMGFLGPLGSPSFSKIFNDRQETEHFVFNNAYYPYIKRAEELLFVNTRVPYSKLDYHRSGNKQTREERFGARLTSNFGKSLNLGLDVDLINSKGFYNSQSVKNNNFSLFGSYLSDRFEGHAFMNLGKISNFENGGITDETFITDPESIQQSFTPRDIPIKFTNTWNTVGNNRYFISGRYNLGYKDAPKDSLTRVSGEFIPVASLGFSSQYTQQFRRFLSHDTTFVNVDGIQMHNIDRFYANRYYSEAVDDSIHYTSFKNTVSLSLREGFKEWVKFGLTAFLEYDLRNYSMRDTVGTNRTRHRENSVTIGGVLNKQQGENLLFNIRADLGVLGVNIGEFRVLGDIETGFDIAGKRVGLSAEAYMKNIRPRYLQNNYFSKYFMWNNDFGDTRRVYLGGKLFIPFTNTTFSAGVENLQNWIYFDQNKNIAQESENIQILTARIDQNIKLGIFNWDNQVVYQTSSNQNVIPLPTFSIYSNMYLRTKIVNELTLQFGVDAHYHTKYFVQGYEPALLQFYNQQEKEIGNYPISTVYMNMHLKQTRFFVMFYNVASKVIKPQEYFSLPGYPVNPFIFKMGLSVNLHN